The window tGTAAAACCATCCTgaattataaatatatgtgGTGTGGTGACTGTGGTTTAACCTTAGTTGGATGTTGTACTTGTACTTGGTATTGATACTTAGTATAGCTCTCAGGAACAACTCAGACTCATCAAAGCAACACAGCAGAGGGAGCTCAAGGCTAATACTCTCTAAACAACCACACCTAGCTATTCAACAACATGCCTCGGTACCACAGCCCAAATGCCAGCACAGCGCACAGAGTTCAACCTGGACACTGGTCTAATTCCAGTCTGCTGATTGAGCAACTCTGTGGCCAGGATGTAGAAGAGCCATGGCAGCATCAGGGCTATGTCTGGACTTGTTTAATGTTCACAAACAGGGTGGGAATCTAACGCCAGCCACGAGTCAAAGGCTGGTGAAGTTACGCTTGTGGCTCTTAGCTTTTTCTACACTAACATCATCTTCTCAAGATGCAACTGACCCTGTTCTATTATTAGGCTGGTTTATACATTCTGGCAATAAATAAAAGGTTTGAAAGCACTCTGTCTTCTTCGTAATAGCTTTCGTGCCGTCTAAAACAAAaccataacaaaaaaaaaaaagaaaagaagtttTGGGAACGTCAAAATGTTTGGTTCAAGTGAAGGATGAAGTAAAATCAGTTCATGAAGAGGAAAGATATCTGCACACTGAAAGTAGCTCCagtaattgatttatttatctcCGCAATGTTTTGGCCACATAAACCTTCTTCAAGCAACAATCTAATTGGCACTTGGAGAACATAATGTTATTAAAGTGTACTTTTTCTAACTCAAATCTGGCACTCTAACCTTCCTACAGCCAACATCCTACAAGGCTCTGATGGGGATATTGATTGGCTAAGAACAAGAAAGGATATGCAACACTTGGCCTGGtagaaaatgatcaaaatgcTATTATGATAAAGACTGACATTTTGGCAAGGTTGGCCTTCACTgggtaaaaaaacacaaaaatcaggATTCTTGTACATAACTGTGTATGAAGATAAAGCCTGGGTTTTATGTCTATTTTACCTGGTGAAAGCTAACCTAGCCAAAATAttatgcaaaatatattttcttcacaTGGTTTTCTTCTTATAATTTAAGGCAGTGCCTTGCTGAGTGACTAATCAGTCAAACAGCAAAGTTGAATAGAGAATAAGTCTAATAATGACCATGGGTAAAGGTCTGGAGATCACATTGTCCTCATTAGTTAGGCCTATATTCTGTTTGACATTATGAAATGCCACACAATACCTCCATCACCATTTCTTTTCACTCTCAAAGCACCAGAGGGCaactatttataataataatatgatccATAGGTCAGATTCCCTCTCAGCCACTGAATCTCTAGGGGGCAGTAGGCAAGACAGTGCAATATATCAAATCAATCTCTAAACACTGATGTTAACTACTGATGGAACTATgccaaaaatgtttgaaaacagacaggagacagatgAAGATGTTTGATGTAGGATTAattcagaaaatgtttaatcaCCACAAAGCTTTCCTCTGCACGCCTCGTGCATAAACTGAGAAGGACAGTTGTCTTTGAAGTTAAgatcaacacaaaatgtaacTTACGGTTCTAAGCTAATTAGCATTGAATTGTGCTGAATCAGAAAGTGACAATAAAAGCACTTCTGCCCAAAGTACTTTAACAACAGTGGCTTGTTAAGTTAGCTTGCTAACGCTTGGCTATCTGGTTGCATAACATGTAAACATCTGGAGTTTCGAAAACAATTATGTTATTGACATTATAAAGCAAGCAAAGTTAGCCAGCTGCTACAACAACTCTTACTTTACATCTGTATTAGTCAAAGACTACCTTATGACTAACTGGGTCAGCTAGCAAAGGGTTGTATCCTTGTTTGTTGTTAGCCTAGCTGTAGCTAGCTGCTCAATTCTACAGAGTGCAGATATTCGTGTCTCCATAATAATTGGGTCGAAAAAGCAAACAAGAAGATCAGCAGACCTAGGAACAATGATTTGAAACAGAATTAACGTCATTTGAACTGTTAAGTAAGAGCTATAACCTAGTTAGCTAATAGGTTAGCAAGCTAGCAGCAAAATGCTAGCTAGCCAGCGACACCAACGTTAACTAACGTTACACCACTAATGTAGTTCACTGATTTACTAATTATAAACGCGTGAGGGAGCACAGCTAagatataatgtttttatacattACAAACACTGAGAAATGACTGTTGGCTACCTTTATAACATCCAAATGTGTGTGGGACTACTGCATTTTCTCATCCACCGCTGAAGCTAACAATAACATCCTCCTTGCCCCCCAGGATGCGTTCAAGAACATCGCTGTTCAGGAAAACCGCACACCAGGTTCAGTGTTAgctaaaatgtttaatttaattgtgcAGTTTTTATAATTGTTATACAGGTAACGCGGGACAGTagataattttacttttggagCAGTTTTATTAAGATAATCCTCACTTATGTGCCCTTGAAGACAAAAGTCCACATTTAACGTTACTGCGCTCACAACTGATGTGCGTACTTTCCTGGCTGCATGTTAGTTGTTTATTGTTCCATTAAATGGctaaaaatgacatgaaactCACTCCTATAGTTAACAACGTTAAGTCCactttatttatctatctatacCTTGTCAAATTGGGCAGCTTCAAGCAGGATGTGAGTAAATCAAATTTTCAGATCTTGGGTTGTTCTTCAACACAAAGTAACATTCaggcataaaaataaaatatatttttattttcaaaaatttCTAAAAACATAACGTGTGAGATACATATTGAACAACAACACAATTAAGACATTAATTCAAGTAAATTTGGACAACAATGAACACAGTgatcatttgtttttacattatgttaaaaatcaaataataacaacagtaGTAAGACAAAGTTCGGCCAGGACAGATTTAGCTtaaatctacaaaaaaaaaaaaatacagcagatcATGCTGTAGTAGTAGTCCATGGCAATCCCTTTAGTTCAGTATAATTATAATGCTTTTTGACATGAATGTgatattttctgaaattgtttttttatttccctttagAATAAGGTTATACAAATGAGAAACAATCTATTTTGACCAAAGttcacattttctcagttttacacCTGAAACAGCCATACATCTAAACATCCTTTGAAAAGCTCTCAAACCATAAGAAACATTTTAAGTGTCTCATCTTTaagcaacattttcttttacgtgcatacaaaaacagaatttccaggaatgtttaaaacaatatttatgaaatacctcttattttgaaatgcaacaacaaataaaaatccacAAACATTTTGCCAAACTGACCATTTTTAGGAAATAATTAATTGAGCAGTAATATTTGGTTAGAACATATCACTTTCTGTTATGTTATGGAACAGCATTCTTTAGTGTTGATAATCCTTATCAATGATGACAAAATGGTCCAAGTAGAGAcctcaaaaataaaacttaGATCAATCACATGGATGATTTGGATGTTGTCAGATTGTGTCATCAGTGCCTTCCTGCAAAGCGTTTCAGTTTACTCGGTTCAGTTCCCGTACTTTATTCCTCAGATGCCTCTTACGCATCCTGATTATCCACTGAATGGTGAGTTTGGCAAAATTTGCAGCCTTGAAGAGAGCCATGAAGACGCCACAGAGGATGGCTACAGAGCTCCAGGGATTTGCAGTCACTATCTGTTTGGAAGTAAGAAAGGTTGTGTTACAGACTGATACGCTGATATGGACAGATCAATGCTAATGAGGATAAAATGTCTGGGGGAACTTACCAGTCTGATTTCTTGCATGAACGGATCCCGCCATTCAAAGACAGCAAAGAACAGCTGATTGGTTTTCTCTGATTCAGGCCTTTTGTCGTTGAATTTCACCACAGCGGACTAGAAGATCCAACATAAATGATGAGATGAatgcttttaaaaacaattttcatcATGTATTTAAGTGTcacattctgcctctctgtccctccctccagCCACATTTCCACTTCCCCGCACTCCTTCATTGCCATTCtctacctgtccaccagatgccctcagactgTTCCACCCGTCCCACTCACCTGACTCCCACATccagctgctcacctgtttccacttttcctcatcagccctgcagtaTTTATACTAGCCCTTCTCCACTTGCTCCTTGCCAGATTGTCAGTGTTTCTTATGCCTTTGCTTTCCAGCCATGGGAACCTGAACCTGCTTTCTAGTTACCTGTTCCTGTATTTTGACCCTGCAACCTGAGCCCTTTATCCTTGAACCTGTATCTGCCTGCCTGCAAGCTTATGCCTGTTCATGTGGTTATTAAATCGCTGAACCCTTCCTTTCTGCCTGGACTGTCTGCTTTTTGGTCCTTCCCCCTGTGACTGTAAGTATGTGTACACTGGTTGGATATAAATACCTCTTGCCGAAACTCGACAGCTTCGTTGCTTTTCCCAGACGTCCTCACTGAAGACATCTTGACCCAGGTTCTGAATCCTCCAGAGAAAGTCCACATGGAGTAATTCCTCTCACAATCCCTCATAAACTCAGATTTATTTGCACTagtcacaaaatacaaaagcaaacacacatgctaCTATCAGACTGGgtcaaatagttttttaaaatcactttgtTTCATAAAAAGTGTGACATAGCAGAATGGCATTTCAGATAAGTTGTCAGTCCTAACAGTTTACTTAATCAACGTTTAAATTACATACTTTCCTTTGGAAACTTTCAAGCAGTCTGTGTATTATCTGTGTTGTGAGCCTCTTCCTCTCCAGGGTTtaagcaaaacaacacacaccagAAACGGTATCTGCAAATCATGTATGACCTACTTCAGCTATCACACCAGTCAGACATCACAGGATCAATACTTGTTTGCAGTTACCTGTCAGTCAAGTCACTAAACTTAGCAAAAAGCATGTAAGTGATGGCGCTGAAGTCCTCTTCTGTTTCATTATGACTGAACTGTAGGAAGACCAACTCTTTGTTTCTGACATCAGATGGGCCACGGACCACCAGAGCTCTTTTCTGTGATAACAAAGTTGAGAATTAGTATAAtctttctttaaaacaaaaagtggaTCACTTTCACAAGAATGCAAGATCTATCTTGATGGACAACTAGTCGTTCAAAGAAGTTCAGGACGACCATTAAATTCTACatacatgattttttttgtattgctgTAATTCTGTGAAATCACCAGCTGAATGTTTTTATAACTGACCTCTGTTTGATTATTAAATGGCCCAAAGTAAGTCACTTCTTTAATCAAACAGTCTCCTTCTTGAGGCTTGCCTGGGTCCACTAAAGGAGGGATGTAGTCATGGTAGTGATGTTTGCAGCTCAACAGCTGAGCTTTGCCGGGGTACAAAGCGATACCTGCGcaaagaagggggaaaaaaacaacacaattaaTAATAAGACATTATGTACTGATACTTAAATACAGCAGAAAGCTCTTGGCTGTCCAACCGCTTTAGATTGATATGATTTATGATGTTCAAACTGCCCCCAAACTTTCACTGTATATCGTAGCACGGTTTAACTTCATAACACTGTACACTTGAGTCCTGCtttcaaaaaatgttgcagGAACAACTACAATATAAAATGCACTGTGCAcaaatatattgtgtttttctaaCCTCAAACATTCCCAAGTGTGTTTTATTAAGTCTGGAGGAACGTAGAGACGCACCACTCTCTGTAATGATACCCGGTTTATTAAAGCATTCAGATGATGTAACACACCCTCTGGTGGTCATATTGGAAGTACTGTTTTCCACTTATACAATTTAATCTTCACAGTATTCAATAAACTGACATGTTTTATAGTGATGTTATGGTTTTATTACTTAAAATTCTGATAAATTTTACATCTAGAaattgttagcttgttagctagctaactaaccaTGGTATCTAGACAGCTAGCTTTCACTTTCAATTTGTTGTAGGCACATTTGATTTGTACAGTAGGCAGCATAACCTAATTTTTAGCTCAAAGAtatatgctaacattagcctcacactgtttaattacagtgGTTTAGCTATTAAAAAAGCAGTTTGTTCATATTAACTAAGTTGACTTTTGCCAAGTTTAGAGTAAAAAAGCTTTAAAGACAGGACAGctataatatatttttctattctGTCTGTGTATATTACTTAGCAGCAGCTGTGGAAAgtataagtacatttactcaagtactgtacttacagtaagtacagttttgatgtatttcttgagtatttccattttctgctagtTCATACATGTaatccacaacatttcagagacaaatactgtagtttgtaatccactacatttatttgacagctatagttactacttactttgtgtaataagattttaaatacaaaacatatatcagttaacaaaatatgattaaataatctTGATTAAACAACCCAGGCTGGCTCCACttgtaaaatgctgcttacatgttaagtatcaaaagtaaaagttctgatGCATTAAGTTAATTTCCATGTATAATATTTCTGCACCTTGTAATGgagcatttttacagtgtgtcattaatacttttctttaaacaaaagaTCTGAATATTTCTCCACCACATTGGCTGTTACCTCCCAAAGTATGGTCCCAAAGTATCCTCCAAATTCCCTGCCCTATGTTTTACTTATACAAACCTGGGGGTGAAAACGAGTCAACTTCTTTGTAGGTGACAGACATAATAGGGTGGTTGAGTTTCTCCAAAAAGTCAGAGATGGTCTGGTAGGCCAGGAACACTGCCACCGCAGTCAGCAGCAGGTAGATGAAGATGAGCACGACTGTGAAGAAATTCTTCAGGCAGGCTTTACTGAATCTCACCGACGGACTGCTTTCCCTGATGTCCTCCTCTGTGATGAAAGAAGAGGGGAAATGTGCAGGAGGGAGGTCAGTCTCACTCTCAAGGCTCAAGAGATTACTTTTATGGCTGTATTAGGAGTcaaattacttaattaaaatgtaataactaTATATAGGCAGTAGTGCTAAATCATGTTCAGCTTCTACGACAGCATTTGGACCTTCATGGGACACTAAAATCCAGTAAAATTCTCCTGAGGTTAGCAGCTCATTAAAGCAGAGTgaccaattaaaaatgtatgaactTGTGAGGCCGTGAGATGTTTTAGATGAGTGTCCACCATATTGGCACAGAGGAACTTCACTGGTTATCACCTTGTGAGATGCTGCCGTTCGGCTCCTCGTGCTCCAGGTCTTTAGTGGCATCGTCAAAAAAGCCTGGAGACTGTGTGTCGCCTtcatcgtcgtcgtcgtcaTTGAACTGTGAGGTTAAGAAAAGGACATTCGGAGTGCAGTAACAAGTGTCGCAACAAAGAAAGATTATGCTTAGTCCATTATGGATATGCAATAGTGGAGAAAGAACACAAAACCGTTTAAAGTggcaataacacaataaaaaaaaaaacattgcccTGCATTTAACATTATACTCGTGTGTAAAATTAGAAGCAgtaaaaagtgttttagtaAGGGTAAAGTTCTTGAAACAACCTGTAACCATGTTGTCGAAGGTTTAACTACTCTATATGCTGTTGGTTTGTCCCTCATACGTTGTCCCTTAACCCTATTCTGGAAAGGAACTATGAGGTAAGTGTAGTTGAGTAATTTAGggaagtaaaagtataaaatctctttttttaaaatgggaaTCTTCAAGTGCCAGTAGTTAAAACGCTTCTctcagataaaaatgtatttaacagtATTCAGAACCgaattattcatatttattatgACGGTGAACAGAAGTCAGTGATCAAATTAATCCATTATATCTTGCTGTGATGaagtttaaaatattataaaattattaattacattacataaagCTATCGGACCAGATCACGAAGATGGAGATCTGTCTCCAGAGTCTGTTCTGCAGACACAAAGATCTCGGCACCCTGGGCTTTGTTTACATTCAGATTatgttataatatataattgttTTAAATAGTAAAGGTCTCTCCTTTATGTCTCTTAGTTCCTATGATATGTGCTCTTTGGTACAAAAAGATAATGTATCTCAAGagacttcctggttaaataaaagttaaaataaatacagtagattTCGCTTGtttactgacattttgacaagtcACAGGTATCAAGAAGAATTAATAAATACTgattacaacaataaaaacaaccaaTATTACTTGATCAATATCAATGTATTGACTGTTAATGTTACTAGTTTGTTCAGACTATCATTTGATCTGAGTGATTAATTCTTCAAGCGTTTCAAAAAtatcactttatttttcatataattagtttacattacattttatattactttAATCACACGGTGAACTTTGCTTCACTatattacaaacaaacattactACATTTcagcggtggaatgtaactaagtacatttactcaaatactgtacttaagtacaaatttgaggtacttatttgtcttttcttttcatgccaccaCCTTCTACTTCAACTCCACGACATCTcagggggaaatattgtactttttacttctacaATTATTTGGCAGCTGTAGTTACGCGTTACTGTACAATTTGAGATtattgcacacaaaacatataaagatcttctaaaatatgatgttttgttataacttactaactacccaacagtatatacaagtgaaacgattagttgattaatcgattaggggattgacagaaaattaattgacaactattttgataatggtTTAAGTCATTTCATGGTTCATTtcatgtgaggatttgctgcttttacgtttatttattttaattatttcgaACTGTGTacttttggttggacaaaacaagcattgtgaaggtgctCGGGGTAATTCTgactcactattttcagaatttttacaatccaaacaatcaatcgattaatggagaaaataatcagcagatgaatccataatgaaaataatcattagttgcagtccgatacaaaaaTAGTTAGCTCCAcgtcaaccaactacaacagaaaaacctgcttttacattaatgtttgagtaataataatgtaatgatataatatatataatagtataacagtcacatgggacattttcttttaccttttttcTGATTaaacttaagtaacattttcaatgcaggacttttacttacagTGAGGTATTAGTActaatacttcctccaccactgctacatttgtattgtattacaATCAAATATTACAAACAAGTAGATGTACTACAACAAAATTCATCATTTGTACTATACAGTACTAacagtagtaaaaaaaaaaaaggcttataGGGTATCAGTTATagtgtttttaacatttattgcaTTACTTATTTTTATCATGGCAATAGTCCTCCAAAATGACAATACTCCTACAGTGACTTCCAGTGTTGTTGGAATAACCCAGcgacattttttaaagattattttagaGCAGACTTCATGTTTGGCTTTAAAATAACAAGGTGAAACTTAATTACCAGGCAGACTCAAAAGAAAGCGTGAAGTCAGCTTATTTCATGTCGCTGCCTGCAACAGCAGCCATCAGCTGTAGCTGTTACCGTCACGTGATGTCAAGTGAGCTGGGCAGATTGTGGACCCTTCGTGTCGCGAGGAAGTTAACGAAAAGTTTGAGACAAACATCAAAGGcgacatgtacacacaaaagaGACACAAAGGAGGCTGTAGCGTTGTCTTACCTCTTGGTATGACCGGGAGTTTTCTTTAGCGAGCATTCCTCTTGCACTTTTCAAAACTATCTCTGCTCTTCAAGGGGAACTGTTGGGCTATTTGTGCGAAGTCTGAAAACtagttttaataaataaaagatgcaTTTTTAAGAAATGTAATCCCCCCCGCCCCCATGGCCCGTGCTTAGGTCCCTGTTTTTCGCTCTGCAACGTAAGACACACCGCACAAGCCCATGGAGATCTTGGCGACGACGATAAAGGCCACTCCAATGATAATGAGGCACCTACAGCTCGCGCTCCGATAGTAAGCCTCGTGTCCTTGACGTTTCCttgtttccttcctccttccctcagGTTGAACCCtactgctgccttcaggtgcgGCTCGTAAAAGTCTACGCTCCAAGCTCAAAGGTgacaaacagagctaaaaaaagTGAATTGGCCGCAAATACCCAGTGGTGggggaagtattcagatcctttacggaagtgaaagtactaataccacactgtaaaaaatactctgttacaagtaaaagtcctgcattgaaaatgttaccaGTGTAAaagtatgtttaaaaaaagaagtatgaaaagtaaaagaaaatgttccctgtgactgttaaactattatatattaaatcattagattattattattattactcgtgcattaatgtaaaagcaggattttactgctgtagttggtggaggtggagctatttttttttaaactattttgtatcagactgcaactaatgattattttcattatggattaatctgctgatcattttctccattaatcgattgattgtttggtttgtaaaaattctgaaaatatgcTGTCAGAATTACagagagcccaaagtgacaccttcacaatgcttgttttgtccaaccaacagtctgaACCccaaaattgtttaaaaaatatattacaattattaatataatttaaattaaagcaaatcctcacatttgtgacgctggaaccatgaaatgcttttgaaaaattattaaaagatttttttaaatagttgcCATCCATTTTGTGTCAATCTATTAATCGACTAATAGAATTCAGATCTTCTTGTACTGTtgggtacaagtacctcaaatttgtacagTAGGCTACTTGATTAAATTTACTAAGTTGCAAATACCCCATCACATTTCAGTAACCATGAACACACATtatattaacacacatttttgcaaatatctaggtttttattttcacacattgcacataatctttttttctttagactttttttttaacatatattaaatgtaaattttatatttatgactcTTGACGTTTACAGTGGCctacttattttcttttctcttagcctactttgtttattttgagtgTTATGCACCACaacaccaaggcaaattccttgtaggtgaaaacctacttggcaataaacctgattctgtaAATTTCCTTTAAGGAGCTTTAGGATTTAAACCAACCTGTTGAGTGATGGGGGCTGACTAAAAGTCAGCtgtaatgatcatttttgcagtTTAATTTTTGTAGTTTAGTTTTTACATTCACCTAAAAGCCCATTTCCCTCTTTCATATTGCAGCTAAGGTGAAATGTCGGCTactttaaacaaattaaaattaaggGGGGGGAATTTAATTTGATCCATGAAGACTAAAGTTTTTGTGCTTGTCAGTCTGCTCTTAAAGAATAACTTAATTTACGGTTCATTTACTTAATATGCCTGCCCTCTCTTACAAATGATGTGAAATTCAAGTC is drawn from Siniperca chuatsi isolate FFG_IHB_CAS linkage group LG15, ASM2008510v1, whole genome shotgun sequence and contains these coding sequences:
- the pacc1 gene encoding proton-activated chloride channel is translated as MLAKENSRSYQEFNDDDDDEGDTQSPGFFDDATKDLEHEEPNGSISQEEDIRESSPSVRFSKACLKNFFTVVLIFIYLLLTAVAVFLAYQTISDFLEKLNHPIMSVTYKEVDSFSPPGIALYPGKAQLLSCKHHYHDYIPPLVDPGKPQEGDCLIKEVTYFGPFNNQTEKRALVVRGPSDVRNKELVFLQFSHNETEEDFSAITYMLFAKFSDLTDSANKSEFMRDCERNYSMWTFSGGFRTWVKMSSVRTSGKSNEAVEFRQESAVVKFNDKRPESEKTNQLFFAVFEWRDPFMQEIRLIVTANPWSSVAILCGVFMALFKAANFAKLTIQWIIRMRKRHLRNKVRELNRVN